One part of the Theropithecus gelada isolate Dixy chromosome 5, Tgel_1.0, whole genome shotgun sequence genome encodes these proteins:
- the DCAF16 gene encoding DDB1- and CUL4-associated factor 16 — protein MGPRNPSPDHLSDSESEEEENISYLNESSGEEWDSSEEEDSMVPNLSPLESLAWQVKCLLKYSTTWKPLNPNSWLYHAKLLDPSTPVHILREIGLRLSHCSHCVPKLEPIPEWPPLASCGVPPFQKPLTSPSRLSRDHATLNGALQFATKQLSRTLSRATPIPEYLKQIPNSCVSGCCCGWLTKTVKETTRTEPINTTYSYTDFQKAVNKLLTASL, from the coding sequence ATGGGTCCTAGAAATCCCTCTCCTGACCACTTGTCAGATTCAGAAagtgaggaagaagaaaacattagctACCTGAATGAGAGTTCTGGGGAAGAGTGGGATTCCTCTGAAGAAGAGGACTCCATGGTACCCAACTTATCGCCTCTTGAGAGTCTTGCCTGGCAGGTTaagtgccttttaaaatattccacaACTTGGAAACCTTTAAATCCTAATTCCTGGTTGTATCATGCTAAACTCTTGGATCCAAGCACACCAGTCCATATACTTCGAGAGATAGGTCTAAGACTCTCCCATTGTTCCCACTGTGTCCCCAAACTGGAACCAATTCCTGAATGGCCCCCTCTGGCCTCTTGTGGAGTCCCACCTTTTCAAAAGCCTCTTACAAGTCCCAGCCGGCTCTctagagatcatgccactctaaATGGAGCACTGCAATTTGCCACCAAACAGCTAAGCCGAACATTGAGTAGAGCCACTCCCATACCTGAATACCTAAAACAGATTCCTAATTCTTGTGTTTCTGGGTGTTGCTGTGGCTGGCTGACTAAAACAGTTAAGGAAACAACTCGTACTGAACCCATCAACACTACTTATTCTTACACTGACTTCCAAAAGGCAGTTAACAAACTCCTAACTGCATCACTGTAA